The following proteins come from a genomic window of Lolium rigidum isolate FL_2022 chromosome 5, APGP_CSIRO_Lrig_0.1, whole genome shotgun sequence:
- the LOC124654507 gene encoding uncharacterized protein LOC124654507 encodes MFSVSDVSEDTKKDGLICVIDSTKCPISSALGGYSVLANVQSSEKFIGKMKEKGVEIDWFEVRGKLWSRRRLVLRGGDGMFHLLQWKQHHNTETTGAAAAVTGEAHELPHGNSGASTSGETTQGLGLEMKALIQNVCLQFDQFQATVSIQLSEINSNIQRIDSRVQSIEQQLSSTPTMGSTLTGRQSSSGSGEDKEGV; translated from the exons ATGTTTTCAGTCAGTGATGTCAGTGAAGATACTAAGAAGGATGGTTTAATCTGTGTGATTGATTCTACCAAGTGCCCGATATCTAGTGCATTAGGAGGGTATAGTGTTCTTGCAAATGTGCAATCTTCTGAGAAGTTCATTGGTAAAATGAAG GAAAAAGGAGTGGAAATTGATTGGTTTGAAGTAAGAGGAAAACTTTGGTCGAGACGGAGACTTGTTCTGAGGGGGGGTGATGGCATGTTTCATCTGCTGCAGTGGAAACAGCATCATAACACAGAG ACAACGGGTGCTGCTGCGGCCGTTACGGGTGAAGCACACGAGCTGCCACATGGGAACTCTGGAGCCAGTACTTCGGGTGAAACGACACAGGGGCTGGGACTGGAGATGAAGGCTTTAATTCAGAATGTGTGTTTGCAGTTTGATCAGTTCCAAGCGACGGTCTCAATACAACTATCTGAGATCAACAGTAATATTCAGAGAATTGATAGTCGTGTTCAGTCTATTGAGCAGCAGCTCAGCTCAACTCCCACCATGGGATCGACACTGACAGGCCGGCAATCAAGCAGCGGCAGTGGTGAGGACAAAGAGGGGGTCTAG
- the LOC124652821 gene encoding uncharacterized protein LOC124652821 → MDANDVSSSPGSRRLEAACSSRPTHASGAPLSSSSSSAPAPAPTPYSMPPWTSTTLPELSTSASREGGQQRKLTIEVHLHTKDGLEIVYASFDSSQTVQDLKVYFEKVKGKAVCSAENMVIYHDGTKLSSITTLGSLDLRTWNSILITLQEDINEPTSNLAPAQETTLDEGDYPTWEITNEDLLRFEYDVSASDQEAMEHMMNLVGNTTTQHYDYPSTREQSDIAEISTTIGEVPVGIVGAALPESLETANENFGAPLEQEAAEHMVNHFDSTTIDSDHPSTWSESDIAELANAIGETPTGVAETALTTSETIIVTPSCSKVLIGRLFTPVTPSDFPSRILSHNQLHGFKTVHDLINEINRGPPRWITKKQALGLLYNAQMFSVSDVSEDTKKDGLICVIDSTKCPISSALGGYSVLANVQSSEKFIGKMKEKGVEIDWFEVRGKLWSRRRLVLRGGDGMFHLLQWKQHHNTETTGAAAAVTGEAHELPHGNSGASTSGETTQGLGLEMKALIQNVCLQFDQFQATVSIQLSEINSNIQRIDSRVQSIEQLLSSTPTMGSTLIGRQSSSGSGEDKEGV, encoded by the exons ATGGACGCCAACGACGTCTCCTCCTCGCCGGGCTCCAGGAGATTGGAGGCAGCGTGCTCCTCCCGGCCAACCCACGCGTCGGGGGCACccctctcctcctcgtcctcttccgcgcccgcgcccgcgcccacgCCCTACAGTATGCCTCCCTGGACTTCTACGACGCTACCAG AGCTGTCGACGTCGGCCTCGCGTGAAGGGGGCCAACAGAGGAAGCTGACTATAGAAGTTCACTTGCATACCAAGGATGGCTTGGAGATAGTGTATGCTTCGTTCGATTCTTCTCAAACG GTCCAGGATCTAAAAGTATATTTCGAGAAAGTCAAAGGAAAGGCTGTGTGTTCTGCGGAAAATATGGTGATTTACCATGACGGCACTAAGCTTTCAAGTATAACCACGTTGGGAAGCCTTGACTTGCGGACTTGGAACTCGATTCTAATTACTTTACAAGAG GATATAAATGAACCAACCTCCAATTTAGCCCCTGCCCAGGAAACAACGTTGGATGAG GGTGATTACCCGACTTGGGAAATAACAAATGAG GATTTATTGAGATTTGAATATGATGTGTCTGCGTCAGATCAAGAAGCTATGGAG CATATGATGAATCTCGTTGGTAATACGACCACTCAACATTATGATTATCCTTCCACGCGGGAGCAAAGCG ACATTGCTGAGATTTCTACTACTATTGGCGAGGTTCCAGTTGGTATAGTGGGGGCTGCACTCCCTGAGAGTTTGGAAACAGCAAATGAG aattttggaGCACCATTGGAACAAGAAGCTGCCGAG CACATGGTGAATCACTTTGATTCCACAACTATAGATTCTGATCATCCTTCCACGTGGAGTGAGAGTG ATATTGCTGAGCTTGCAAATGCCATTGGTGAGACTCCAACTGGTGTTGCTGAGACAGCACTCACTACTTCAGAGACTATTATAGTGACACCAAGCTGCTCCAAAGTTCTGATTGGAAGATTATTTACACCTGTGACTCCTTCTGATTTTCCAA GTCGAATTCTATCTCACAATCAACTTCACGGTTTTAAAACTGTGCATGACCTGATAAATGAGATCAACagggggccaccaaggtggatcACCAAGAAGCAAGCTCTTGGATTGTTATATAATGCACAGATGTTTTCAGTCAGTGATGTCAGTGAAGATACTAAGAAGGATGGTTTAATCTGTGTGATTGATTCTACCAAGTGCCCGATATCTAGTGCATTAGGAGGGTATAGTGTTCTTGCAAATGTGCAATCTTCTGAGAAATTCATTGGTAAAATGAAG GAAAAAGGAGTGGAAATTGATTGGTTTGAAGTAAGAGGAAAACTTTGGTCGAGACGGAGACTTGTTCTGAGGGGGGGTGATGGCATGTTTCATCTGCTGCAGTGGAAACAGCATCATAACACAGAG ACAACGGGTGCTGCTGCGGCCGTTACGGGTGAAGCACACGAGCTGCCACATGGGAACTCTGGAGCCAGTACTTCGGGTGAAACGACACAGGGGCTGGGACTGGAGATGAAGGCTTTAATTCAGAATGTGTGTTTGCAGTTTGATCAGTTCCAAGCGACGGTCTCAATACAACTGTCTGAGATCAACAGTAATATTCAGAGAATTGATAGTCGTGTTCAGTCTATTGAGCAGCTGCTCAGCTCAACTCCCACCATGGGATCGACACTGATAGGCCGGCAATCAAGCAGCGGCAGTGGTGAGGACAAAGAGGGGGTCTAG